A region from the Triticum aestivum cultivar Chinese Spring chromosome 3D, IWGSC CS RefSeq v2.1, whole genome shotgun sequence genome encodes:
- the LOC123080886 gene encoding abscisic stress-ripening protein 3, whose product MGRSSKTEAGGEQHRKEEKHHKHMEQLAQLGAVAAGAYALHEKHKAKKDPANARSHRIKEEIAATVAVGSAGFAFHEHHRKKDAKKHGHHH is encoded by the exons ATGGGTCGCAGCAGTAAAACCGAGGCTGGCGGCGAGCAGCACCGCAAGGAGGAGAAGCACCACAAGCACATGGAGCAGCTCGCCCAGctcggcgccgtcgccgccggagcTTACGCACTG CACGAGAAGCACAAGGCGAAGAAGGACCCGGCGAATGCCCGGTCGCACAGGATCAAGGAGGAGATCGCCGCCACGGTCGCCGTGGGCAGCGCCGGCTTCGCCTTCCACGAGCACCACAGGAAGAAAGACGCCAAGAAGCACGGACACCACCACTGA
- the LOC123080884 gene encoding abscisic stress-ripening protein 1, whose protein sequence is MGRRSSNASKAEAGGEQHRKEEKHHKHMEQLAQLGAVAAGAYALHEKHKAKKDPENARSHRIKEEIAATVAVGSAGFAFHEHHKKKDAKNQGHH, encoded by the exons ATGGGGCGCCGCAGCAGCAACGCCAGCAAAGCCGAGGCCGGCGGCGAGCAGCACCGCAAGGAGGAGAAGCATCACAAGCACATGGAGCAGCTCGCCCAGCTCGGCGCCGTCGCAGCCGGAGCGTACGCGCTG CACGAGAAGCACAAGGCGAAGAAGGACCCGGAGAATGCCCGGTCGCACAGGATCAAGGAGGAGATCGCAGCCACGGTCGCCGTTGGTAGCGCCGGTTTCGCCTTCCATGAGCACCACAAGAAGAAAGACGCCAAGAATCAGGGCCACCATTGA
- the LOC123080878 gene encoding cationic peroxidase SPC4-like, producing MASSPSAAHLLLVLAAAMVLSSVSAAAVGAGGSPPLAKGLSFEFYRARCPQAEAIVFAFLKDAIRKDVGLAAALLRIHFHDCFVQGCDGSVLLDKTNGVDSEKVSPPNVTLRPSAFKAINAIRALLQRACGGPVVSCADIAALAARDSVHLAGGPRYAVPLGRRDGLAPASLDTILGALPPPTSKVPVLLSFLAKIGLNADDLVALSGAHTLGIAHCGSFEERLFPKDDPTMDKFFAGHLKLTCPRLKVDNFTANDIRTPDVFDNKFYVDLLNRQGLFTSDQDLHTDAKTKPMVTRFAVDQAAFFDQFVKSMVKMGQINVLTGNQGQIRTDCSVPNAARSAGDELPWSVVETAVESLVL from the coding sequence ATGGCTTCCTCTCCCTCGGCAGCTCATCTCCTGCTTGTCCTCGCAGCAGCTATGGTGCTGAGCTCTGTGTCTGCAGCAGCGGTGGGTGCTGGTGGCTCGCCGCCGCTGGCCAAGGGCCTGTCGTTCGAGTTCTACCGCGCCAGGTGCCCGCAGGCGGAGGCCATCGTCTTCGCCTTCCTCAAGGACGCCATCCGCAAGGACGtcggcctcgccgccgcgctcctccgcatccacttccacgactgcttcgtgCAGGGCTGCGACGGCTCCGTGCTCCTCGACAAGACCAACGGCGTCGACAGCGAGAAGGTGTCTCCCCCCAACGTCACGCTCCGTCCGTCGGCGTTCAAGGCCATCAACGCCATCCGCGCGCTCCTCCAGAGGGCATGCGGCGGGCccgtcgtctcctgcgccgacatcgccgcgctcgccgcccgcgACTCCGTCCACTTAGCCGGTGGGCCAAGGTACGCTGTCCCGCTCGGCCGCCGTGACGGGCTCGCCCCCGCGTCCCTGGACACCATCCTGGGCGCGCTCCCGCCGCCGACCTCCAAGGTCCCCGTGCTCCTCAGCTTCCTCGCCAAGATCGGCCTCAACGCCGACGACCTGGTAGCGCTCTCCGGCGCGCACACGCTCGGGATCGCGCACTGCGGCTCCTTCGAGGAGAGGCTGTTCCCCAAGGACGACCCCACCATGGACAAGTTTTTCGCCGGCCACCTCAAGCTCACCTGCCCGCGGCTCAAGGTGGACAACTTCACCGCCAACGACATCCGCACGCCTGACGTGTTCGACAACAAGTTCTACGTCGACCTGCTCAACCGGCAGGGTCTCTTCACCTCCGACCAGGACCTGCACACCGACGCCAAGACCAAGCCCATGGTCACCAGGTTCGCCGTCGACCAGGCCGCCTTCTTCGACCAGTTCGTCAAGTCCATGGTGAAAATGGGGCAGATCAACGTGCTCACTGGCAACCAGGGTCAGATCCGCACGGACTGCTCCGTGCCCAACGCCGCCCGCAGTGCCGGCGACGAGCTGCCGTGGTCCGTCGTCGAGACCGCCGTGGAGAGCTTGGTGTTGTAG